Sequence from the Actinocatenispora sera genome:
ATCGCCGACGCCGGCGCCGGCTGGAACACCCTGCTGCATCCCCACCTCCTCGACGTGCTGGCGGACCGCCTGGCCCAGCCGTGACACCCGGCGTGCCGGCCGGGAGTTCCGGTCGGCACGCACGCAAGCTCAGTCGGCCCAGTCGAACCGCATGCCGAGCCGTGCGGACAGTGCCCGGTTGTGCGGGCGGAAGTAGTCGGTGAGCTCGGCGCGGACCGCCGGGTCCATCGGCGCCGAGCGGCGGTCGTTGTACACCCGGAACTCGCCCGGGTCGTAGTCCGGCAACCCGACGAACTCCAGCACCCGGCGGTAGCTCGCGGCCGGGTCGCGGTACAGCGACTCGCTGGGCAGGAACAGCAGCTGGCTGCGGTCGAACCGGTCCAGCCACGGCTCCAGGTGCTCCAGGTACCGGCCGCGGGCGCGATAGGTGTGCCAGTCGTACGGTTCGCTGAAGTGGTTCGGGTCGGCTATCAGCTTGGCCCGCTCCCCGGCGGTACGGGCCGGTTCGGCGGCGAGCGCGGCGGCGAAGTCGAGCGGCTCGTGGCCCTCGGTGCGCCGCTCCTTCCAGTGCGAGTACGCCCGCTCGACCGGGTCGCGCAGCAGCACGATCAGCCGCACCTGCGGCATCAGCTCGTGCACCCGCTGCGGCGCGAGCGGATGGAACATGTAGAGCGGGGCCGCCTCGCCGGCGCGCACCGGGCCGCCGTAGCGGGCCGACTGCGCCGCGCGCTGCCGCTCGGTCGGGAAGTGCGACCGGTACCAGTCGACGCCGCGGTACCAGTTCTCCTCGAAGTAGTGCGAG
This genomic interval carries:
- a CDS encoding sulfotransferase domain-containing protein, giving the protein MKDRVKELTPAPVTGGLKRALVRYGEATASRRPLPDFLIIGTKRGGTTSLWNYLLRHPGVPQLFPAWNTKTSHYFEENWYRGVDWYRSHFPTERQRAAQSARYGGPVRAGEAAPLYMFHPLAPQRVHELMPQVRLIVLLRDPVERAYSHWKERRTEGHEPLDFAAALAAEPARTAGERAKLIADPNHFSEPYDWHTYRARGRYLEHLEPWLDRFDRSQLLFLPSESLYRDPAASYRRVLEFVGLPDYDPGEFRVYNDRRSAPMDPAVRAELTDYFRPHNRALSARLGMRFDWAD